One genomic region from Microcystis panniformis FACHB-1757 encodes:
- a CDS encoding Rpn family recombination-promoting nuclease/putative transposase encodes MKTDSIFYQLLQRFPACFFDLLNLPPETANSYQFSSVEVKQLSFRLDGVFLPDTPNQPIYFLEVQFQKDNRFYSRFFSEIFLYLHQTDLSNNWQGVVIYPRRSVESVETARYGELINSGRILRFYLEELREGESLGISMLQLIIAPTARAIEQGKQLIPRIRQAFPKVKQQQELLELIETILVYKLPQVSRKEIEAMFSLSDLKQTKVYQEALEEGRQEGELAAKLASIPRLLVLGLNFEQIAQALELEIEQVRQATQGE; translated from the coding sequence GTGAAAACTGACAGTATTTTCTATCAACTCTTACAAAGATTTCCCGCTTGTTTCTTTGATTTGTTGAACCTTCCCCCCGAAACCGCCAATTCTTATCAATTCTCCTCGGTGGAAGTTAAACAATTGTCCTTTCGTCTCGATGGAGTCTTTTTGCCTGATACACCCAATCAGCCTATTTATTTCCTAGAAGTACAATTTCAGAAAGATAATAGGTTTTATTCCCGTTTCTTCAGTGAAATCTTCCTCTATCTCCACCAAACGGACTTAAGCAACAACTGGCAGGGAGTAGTTATTTATCCTCGGCGTTCAGTGGAAAGCGTAGAGACGGCTCGTTATGGGGAATTAATCAACTCCGGCAGGATTTTACGTTTTTATCTCGAGGAATTAAGGGAAGGGGAATCCCTGGGAATATCAATGTTACAATTAATTATAGCACCCACCGCCAGAGCGATCGAGCAGGGAAAACAATTAATTCCACGGATTAGACAAGCATTCCCTAAGGTCAAACAACAGCAAGAACTTTTAGAATTGATAGAGACAATCTTGGTTTATAAGTTACCCCAAGTCAGTAGAAAGGAGATAGAAGCGATGTTTAGTTTAAGTGATTTAAAACAAACTAAAGTGTATCAGGAAGCTTTAGAAGAAGGCCGACAAGAAGGCGAATTAGCGGCAAAATTAGCCTCTATTCCTCGTTTATTGGTCTTAGGATTAAACTTTGAACAGATAGCACAAGCTTTAGAATTAGAAATCGAACAGGTTAGACAAGCAACTCAAGGGGAATAG
- a CDS encoding Rpn family recombination-promoting nuclease/putative transposase, translating into MKTDSIFYQLLQRFPACFFDLLNLPPETANSYQFSSVEVKQLSFRLDGVFLPDTTNQPIYFLEVQFQKDNRFYSRFFSEIFLYLHQTDLSNNWQGVVIYPRRSVESLETARYGELINSGRILRFYLEELREGESLGISMLQLIIAPTARAIEQGKQLIPRIRQAFPKVKQQQELLELIETILVYKLPQVSRKEIEAMFSLSDLKQTKVYQEALEEGRQEGELAAKLASIPRLLVLGLNFEQIAQALELEIEQVRQATQGE; encoded by the coding sequence GTGAAAACTGACAGTATTTTCTATCAACTCTTACAAAGATTTCCCGCTTGTTTCTTTGATTTGTTGAACCTTCCCCCCGAAACCGCCAATTCTTATCAATTCTCCTCGGTGGAAGTTAAACAATTGTCCTTTCGTCTCGATGGAGTCTTTTTGCCTGATACAACCAATCAGCCTATTTATTTCCTAGAAGTACAATTTCAGAAAGATAATAGGTTTTATTCCCGTTTCTTCAGTGAAATCTTCCTCTATCTCCACCAAACGGACTTAAGCAACAACTGGCAGGGAGTAGTTATTTATCCTCGGCGTTCAGTGGAAAGCTTAGAGACGGCTCGTTATGGGGAATTAATCAACTCAGGCAGGATTTTACGTTTTTATCTCGAGGAATTAAGGGAAGGGGAATCCCTGGGAATATCAATGTTACAATTAATTATAGCACCCACCGCCAGAGCGATCGAGCAGGGAAAACAATTAATTCCACGGATTAGACAAGCATTCCCTAAGGTCAAACAACAGCAAGAACTTTTAGAATTGATAGAGACAATCTTGGTTTATAAGTTACCCCAAGTCAGTAGAAAGGAGATAGAAGCGATGTTTAGTTTAAGTGATTTAAAACAAACTAAAGTGTATCAGGAAGCTTTAGAAGAAGGCCGACAAGAAGGCGAATTAGCGGCAAAATTAGCCTCTATTCCTCGTTTATTGGTCTTAGGATTAAACTTTGAACAGATAGCACAAGCTTTAGAATTAGAAATCGAACAGGTTAGACAAGCAACTCAAGGGGAATAG
- a CDS encoding Rpn family recombination-promoting nuclease/putative transposase, with protein MKTDSIFYQLLQRFPACFFDLLNLPPETANSYQFSSVEVKQLSFRLDGVFLPDTTNQPIYFLEVQFQKDNRFYSRFFSEIFLYLHQTDLSNNWQGVVIYPRRSVESVETARYGELINSGRILRFYLEELREVESLGISMLQLIIAPTARAIEQGKQLIPRIRQAFPKVKQQQELLELIETILVYKLPQVSRKEIEAMFSLSDLKQTKVYQEALEEGREEGREEGREEGRQEGELAAKLASIPRLLALGLNFEQIAQALELEIEQVRQATQGE; from the coding sequence GTGAAAACTGACAGTATTTTTTATCAACTCTTACAAAGATTTCCCGCTTGTTTCTTTGATTTGTTGAACCTTCCCCCCGAAACCGCCAATTCTTATCAATTCTCCTCGGTGGAAGTTAAACAATTGTCCTTTCGTCTCGATGGAGTCTTTTTGCCTGATACAACCAATCAGCCTATCTATTTCCTCGAAGTACAATTTCAGAAAGATAATAGGTTTTATTCCCGTTTCTTCAGTGAAATCTTCCTCTATCTCCACCAAACGGACTTAAGCAACAACTGGCAGGGAGTAGTTATTTATCCTCGGCGTTCAGTGGAAAGCGTAGAGACGGCTCGTTATGGGGAGTTAATCAACTCAGGCAGGATTTTACGTTTTTATCTCGAGGAATTAAGGGAAGTGGAATCCCTGGGAATATCGATGTTACAATTAATTATAGCACCAACCGCCAGAGCGATCGAGCAGGGAAAACAATTAATTCCACGGATTAGACAAGCATTCCCTAAGGTCAAACAACAGCAAGAACTTTTAGAATTGATAGAGACAATCTTGGTTTATAAGTTACCCCAAGTCAGTAGAAAGGAGATAGAAGCGATGTTTAGTTTAAGTGATTTAAAACAAACTAAAGTGTATCAGGAAGCTTTAGAGGAAGGTAGAGAAGAAGGTAGAGAGGAAGGTAGAGAGGAAGGCCGACAAGAAGGCGAATTAGCGGCAAAATTAGCTTCTATTCCTCGTTTATTGGCCTTAGGATTAAACTTTGAACAGATAGCACAAGCTTTAGAATTAGAAATCGAACAGGTTAGACAAGCAACTCAAGGGGAATAG
- a CDS encoding type II toxin-antitoxin system HicB family antitoxin: MNIKVIVWQEDDLWCATVPAFPDCHTWGESIGENLSNLHHTLFNLGSDGVG, translated from the coding sequence ATGAATATTAAAGTTATTGTTTGGCAAGAGGATGATTTATGGTGTGCCACCGTTCCAGCTTTCCCCGATTGTCATACTTGGGGAGAAAGTATAGGAGAAAATCTATCCAACCTCCATCATACCCTATTTAATCTTGGTTCCGATGGTGTTGGGTAA
- a CDS encoding DUF29 domain-containing protein — protein MAVETALSMKALYDQDFVLWASKTAELLKLKKFDDVDWENLIEEVECMGKSDRRAVESLLTQLIEHLFKLAYHKSERERERNVCHWIGEIASFRTQLGEWLETTTLTNHARDYFQKAYSNARKTLIQAKAVTRDAIPLEPPFSLEQVLDGEWFPIDIDHYFDV, from the coding sequence ATGGCAGTAGAAACAGCTTTATCAATGAAAGCCTTATACGATCAGGATTTTGTTCTCTGGGCTTCAAAAACCGCCGAACTTTTAAAGCTAAAAAAGTTTGATGACGTGGACTGGGAAAATCTGATCGAGGAAGTGGAGTGCATGGGGAAAAGTGACAGACGGGCTGTAGAGAGTTTATTAACCCAGCTTATCGAACACCTGTTTAAGTTAGCTTATCACAAATCGGAACGGGAGCGAGAACGAAACGTCTGTCACTGGATAGGAGAAATCGCCAGTTTCCGAACTCAACTAGGAGAGTGGCTAGAAACTACTACTCTCACCAACCACGCGCGGGATTATTTTCAAAAAGCCTACTCGAACGCTCGGAAAACTTTAATACAAGCGAAAGCAGTCACTCGCGACGCGATTCCTCTAGAGCCTCCTTTCTCCCTCGAACAGGTATTAGATGGGGAATGGTTCCCAATTGATATCGATCATTACTTCGACGTATAA
- the purL gene encoding phosphoribosylformylglycinamidine synthase subunit PurL — translation MTTPFTAAEIASEGIKPEEYEEIVKRLGRHPNKAELGMFGVMWSEHCCYKNSRPLLKQFPTTGEKVLVGPGENAGVVDLGDGLRLAFKIESHNHPSAVEPFQGAATGVGGILRDIFTMGARPIAILNSLRFGNLQDARNRRIFAGVVEGISHYGNSVGVPTVGGEIYFDNAYNGNPLVNAMALGLMETEEIVKSGAKGLGNPVLYVGSTTGRDGMGGASFASAELTDKSMDDRPAVQVGDPFLEKSLIEACLEAFKTGAVVAAQDMGAAGITCSTSEMAAKGGVGIELDLDKIPVRETGMVPYEYLLSESQERMLFVAASGREGELIEIFHRWGLQAVVAGQVIAEPIVRILFKGEIAAEIPATALADNTPIYHRELLTEPPEYAQKAQLWQDSTIPIPESYNEILLKLLDSPSIASKRWVYRQYDHQVQNNTVILPGGADAAVIRVRPLGANPANSRRGVAATTDCNPRYVYLDPYNGAKLAVAEAARNLSCVGADPIAVTDNLNFGSPENSIGYWQLATACQGIAEACREMNTPVTGGNVSLYNETVDAAGSPQSIYPTPVIGMVGLVPDIGQICGQGWQKAGDLIYILGFSLPTIGASEYLAVIHGLVTGKPPVIDFELERKVQAACRRGIRAGWLKSAHDCAEGGLATALAECCISGQLGAEIDLSWQHQGRFDAVLFGELASCIIVSVSPENRQDWEEYLKTQLGDYWQITGKVSEKSDNLLILDRNKQPAIDVSLETIQQVWSKAIERRL, via the coding sequence ATGACTACCCCCTTCACTGCCGCAGAAATTGCCTCAGAAGGCATCAAACCCGAAGAATACGAAGAAATAGTCAAAAGACTGGGAAGACACCCCAACAAAGCCGAATTAGGGATGTTTGGCGTGATGTGGTCGGAACACTGCTGTTATAAAAACTCCCGGCCGCTGCTCAAACAATTCCCCACCACCGGCGAAAAAGTTCTCGTCGGACCAGGAGAAAATGCCGGAGTAGTGGATTTAGGCGATGGATTGCGATTAGCCTTTAAAATCGAGTCCCATAATCATCCTTCTGCGGTGGAACCCTTCCAAGGTGCCGCTACCGGAGTCGGAGGCATCCTGCGGGATATTTTTACCATGGGGGCCCGGCCCATTGCTATCCTCAACTCCCTTCGTTTTGGTAACTTGCAAGATGCCCGCAATCGGCGCATTTTTGCCGGAGTCGTGGAAGGAATAAGTCATTATGGCAATAGTGTCGGTGTTCCCACGGTGGGCGGTGAGATATACTTTGATAATGCCTACAATGGCAATCCCCTTGTTAATGCCATGGCTTTAGGGCTAATGGAAACCGAGGAAATCGTTAAATCTGGGGCAAAAGGCCTAGGAAACCCGGTTTTATACGTTGGTTCTACCACCGGCCGGGACGGTATGGGAGGGGCAAGTTTTGCCAGCGCTGAATTAACCGATAAATCTATGGATGACCGGCCCGCAGTGCAAGTGGGCGACCCTTTTCTGGAAAAATCCCTGATAGAAGCTTGTTTAGAGGCATTTAAGACCGGCGCGGTGGTGGCGGCCCAGGATATGGGGGCCGCGGGGATCACCTGTTCTACCTCCGAGATGGCGGCCAAGGGAGGGGTGGGAATTGAATTAGATTTGGATAAAATCCCCGTCCGGGAAACCGGGATGGTTCCCTACGAATATCTGCTGTCGGAATCCCAAGAAAGAATGTTATTTGTGGCAGCATCGGGACGAGAAGGCGAATTAATCGAGATTTTCCATCGTTGGGGACTTCAGGCTGTGGTCGCTGGCCAGGTAATTGCAGAACCGATCGTCCGTATATTATTTAAAGGGGAAATTGCCGCCGAAATTCCTGCCACGGCCCTAGCGGATAATACTCCGATTTATCATCGGGAATTACTAACAGAACCGCCAGAATACGCCCAAAAAGCTCAATTATGGCAAGATAGCACGATTCCTATTCCCGAATCCTATAACGAGATTTTATTAAAACTGCTGGATAGTCCCTCGATTGCCTCAAAACGCTGGGTTTATCGTCAATATGATCATCAAGTCCAGAATAACACCGTTATTCTCCCCGGGGGAGCCGATGCGGCCGTGATTCGCGTGCGTCCTCTGGGTGCTAATCCCGCAAATTCTCGGCGAGGTGTAGCGGCGACTACAGATTGTAATCCGCGATACGTTTATCTTGATCCCTATAACGGAGCTAAGTTGGCCGTGGCGGAAGCGGCCAGAAACCTTAGTTGTGTTGGTGCCGACCCCATTGCTGTCACGGATAATCTCAATTTCGGAAGTCCAGAGAATTCAATCGGTTATTGGCAATTAGCCACTGCTTGTCAGGGTATTGCTGAAGCTTGTCGGGAAATGAATACACCGGTGACTGGGGGTAATGTCTCTTTGTACAACGAAACCGTTGATGCAGCTGGCAGCCCCCAGTCTATTTATCCGACTCCCGTGATTGGGATGGTGGGATTAGTGCCGGATATCGGGCAAATTTGCGGCCAAGGTTGGCAAAAAGCGGGGGATTTAATCTATATTTTGGGTTTTTCCTTGCCAACTATCGGCGCTTCCGAATATTTAGCCGTTATTCACGGTTTGGTGACGGGAAAACCGCCGGTAATTGATTTTGAGTTAGAAAGAAAGGTACAAGCGGCCTGTCGTCGGGGAATTCGCGCCGGTTGGCTGAAATCTGCCCACGATTGCGCGGAGGGAGGTTTAGCCACTGCTCTGGCAGAATGCTGTATTAGTGGCCAATTAGGGGCAGAAATTGACCTTTCTTGGCAGCATCAAGGCCGTTTTGACGCGGTGTTATTCGGGGAATTAGCTAGTTGCATTATTGTCTCCGTTTCCCCCGAAAATCGGCAAGATTGGGAAGAATATCTAAAGACACAATTGGGAGACTATTGGCAAATAACCGGCAAAGTTAGCGAAAAAAGCGATAATCTTTTAATTCTTGACCGGAATAAACAACCGGCGATCGATGTTAGTCTAGAAACTATACAGCAAGTTTGGTCAAAAGCGATCGAAAGAAGACTTTAG
- a CDS encoding ABC transporter ATP-binding protein: MEIIAQLEKVSYIYPESSNLVLKNISLAIHRGEFLGIIGPTGAGKTTLCLTLNGIVPQFYGGRFFGYATVAGLDTLTHPVSTLARYVGAVFEDPETQLLATSIENEIAFTLENLRLPREEIKARIPKVLAAVRLEGMEKKSPGELSGGQKQRLAIAAALAVQPALLILDEPTSQLDPVGAQEVFATIKELNRHLGVTIVMVSHAAEEMAEYADRLVLLREGAIEAMGTPAEIYSQVQRLQENALRPPQVATTFALIEQKIGAVESIPVTLDRGFARLNEIKSFYHQITTTLPLSSVSDPLNPILRVKNLCHTYPDGTTALRDVSLDIAEGEYLLIIGQNGAGKSTLVKHFLNLLSATTGQVMIDGRSTSSFSVSDLARSIGYVAQNPDNQIFNTTVEKEVSFALTNLGYSPEIVNQRTEASLEAMGLLEYRSYHPLSLPKGDRARVVIAAILAMEPRIVVFDEPTTGQDYQGAKAILEVSRQLHQMGKTVIVITHHLYLMPEYAERVIIMGQGTILLDAPIQQAYHQTDLLAKTYLTPPQAVLLAQKLGQLSGYPNSLLTPQEIADCFQRI, encoded by the coding sequence ATGGAAATCATCGCCCAATTAGAGAAAGTTTCCTATATTTATCCCGAATCCTCCAATCTAGTGCTTAAAAATATCTCTTTAGCAATTCATCGAGGCGAATTTTTAGGTATTATCGGGCCCACAGGTGCGGGAAAAACTACTCTCTGTTTAACTCTTAACGGTATTGTCCCCCAATTCTACGGAGGGCGTTTTTTTGGTTATGCAACAGTAGCCGGTTTAGACACTTTAACCCATCCCGTTAGCACCTTGGCCCGCTATGTGGGGGCAGTATTTGAAGATCCCGAAACGCAACTTTTAGCTACTTCGATAGAAAATGAAATCGCTTTTACCTTAGAAAATTTACGGCTACCGCGAGAGGAAATTAAAGCGCGCATTCCCAAAGTTTTAGCGGCAGTCCGGTTAGAGGGAATGGAAAAAAAATCGCCGGGGGAACTATCGGGAGGACAAAAACAACGATTAGCGATCGCCGCTGCCCTTGCAGTTCAGCCCGCTTTGTTAATTCTCGATGAACCCACCTCCCAACTTGATCCGGTGGGAGCCCAAGAAGTTTTCGCCACCATTAAGGAATTAAATCGCCATCTCGGTGTCACCATTGTGATGGTCTCCCACGCGGCCGAGGAAATGGCCGAATATGCCGATCGCCTGGTACTATTAAGGGAGGGTGCGATCGAAGCCATGGGAACCCCGGCAGAGATCTACTCCCAAGTACAGCGTTTACAGGAAAATGCCCTGCGTCCCCCGCAAGTGGCCACTACTTTTGCTTTGATCGAGCAGAAAATCGGGGCGGTCGAGTCGATTCCTGTCACCCTAGACCGTGGTTTTGCCCGTTTAAACGAGATTAAATCCTTTTATCATCAAATCACCACAACCCTTCCCTTATCGTCGGTTTCTGACCCCTTAAACCCCATACTGAGGGTAAAAAATCTCTGCCATACCTACCCCGATGGTACTACCGCCCTGCGGGATGTGTCCCTCGATATTGCCGAAGGGGAATATCTGCTGATTATCGGTCAAAATGGCGCCGGAAAAAGCACTTTAGTCAAGCATTTTCTCAATCTTCTCTCGGCAACCACCGGTCAAGTTATGATTGACGGACGTTCGACCAGTAGCTTTTCTGTCAGTGATTTAGCTCGTTCGATCGGTTATGTAGCCCAAAATCCCGATAATCAGATTTTTAACACCACTGTCGAGAAAGAAGTATCATTTGCCCTGACTAATCTCGGTTATTCTCCAGAAATCGTCAACCAACGCACAGAAGCAAGTCTAGAAGCCATGGGATTGCTAGAATATCGCTCCTATCATCCTCTCTCCTTACCGAAGGGCGATCGAGCGCGGGTAGTGATTGCGGCAATTTTAGCCATGGAACCGCGTATAGTTGTTTTTGATGAACCCACCACTGGCCAAGATTACCAAGGGGCTAAGGCAATTTTAGAGGTGAGTCGTCAATTACACCAAATGGGCAAAACGGTGATTGTGATCACCCATCACCTCTATTTGATGCCAGAATACGCCGAAAGAGTAATTATTATGGGTCAAGGAACTATCCTTTTAGATGCCCCAATCCAGCAAGCTTATCATCAAACCGATCTCTTGGCCAAAACCTATCTAACTCCACCCCAAGCAGTTTTATTAGCACAAAAATTAGGACAACTTTCCGGTTATCCTAATTCCCTTTTAACTCCCCAAGAAATTGCCGATTGTTTTCAGAGGATTTAG
- the aroA gene encoding 3-phosphoshikimate 1-carboxyvinyltransferase, with product MSIVTLNPLQSHQDLVIDPAKITGLRGKITIPGDKSISHRSLMLGAIAEGETVIHGLLLGEDPRSTASCFRAMGVEISQLNSEKVIVKGRGLGNLEEPLEILDAGNSGTTIRLMLGLLAGHQDRFFVVTGDASLRSRPMSRVVKPLKEMGAQIWGRKAHSLAPLAVSGEYLQPIHYYSPVASAQVKSCLLLAGLLTEGKTTITEPALSRDHSERMLRAFGANIEVDGETNSVTVTGYPTLTGQTVIVPGDISSAAFWLVAGAIVPNSELLIENVGINPTRTGVLQVLQAMGADITLENQRVVTGEPVADLRVKSSQLQATTIAGEIIPRLIDEIPILAVAAVFAQGTTIIKDAEELRVKESDRLTVMATQLDRLGAKVRELPDGLEITGGTGLFGTEVDSFTDHRIAMSLAIAALNSRQPTTIHRAEAAGISYPDFFTTLKQICQE from the coding sequence ATGTCTATTGTCACCCTTAACCCCCTTCAATCCCATCAAGATTTAGTCATCGATCCAGCCAAAATCACGGGATTACGGGGAAAAATCACTATCCCCGGCGATAAATCCATATCCCATCGTTCCCTGATGTTAGGAGCGATCGCCGAAGGAGAAACCGTTATTCATGGGTTATTATTGGGCGAAGATCCCCGCAGTACCGCTAGTTGTTTTCGTGCCATGGGTGTGGAAATTTCCCAACTCAACAGCGAGAAAGTGATCGTCAAAGGTAGGGGTTTAGGCAATCTTGAGGAACCCTTAGAAATCCTTGATGCGGGCAATTCCGGCACGACGATCCGCTTAATGTTAGGATTATTGGCTGGTCATCAGGATCGTTTTTTTGTCGTTACTGGTGATGCTTCCCTGCGATCGCGTCCCATGTCCCGGGTGGTGAAACCCCTCAAAGAAATGGGGGCGCAAATTTGGGGCAGAAAAGCCCATTCTTTGGCTCCTTTAGCCGTTTCTGGGGAATATCTGCAACCGATCCACTACTATTCTCCCGTTGCTTCTGCACAGGTGAAATCCTGTCTTCTTCTCGCAGGACTGTTAACCGAGGGGAAAACCACGATCACGGAACCCGCTTTATCTCGCGATCACAGTGAACGGATGCTGCGTGCTTTTGGGGCAAATATTGAGGTGGATGGGGAGACTAATAGCGTCACGGTGACGGGTTATCCCACTTTAACCGGACAAACGGTGATCGTCCCAGGGGATATCAGTTCGGCAGCTTTTTGGTTGGTAGCGGGGGCAATCGTGCCTAATTCCGAGTTATTAATCGAAAATGTGGGAATAAACCCGACTAGAACTGGAGTTTTACAGGTTTTACAGGCAATGGGAGCAGATATCACCCTCGAAAATCAACGGGTGGTGACGGGGGAACCGGTGGCGGATCTGCGGGTGAAATCCAGTCAACTACAGGCAACCACGATCGCCGGTGAGATTATACCCCGTCTGATCGATGAAATTCCGATTTTGGCAGTAGCGGCGGTTTTTGCCCAAGGAACGACAATTATCAAGGATGCTGAGGAATTACGGGTGAAGGAAAGCGATCGCCTGACGGTGATGGCCACCCAACTCGATCGCCTAGGAGCAAAAGTAAGGGAATTACCCGATGGTTTAGAGATTACCGGCGGTACGGGCCTATTCGGCACGGAAGTGGACAGTTTTACCGATCATCGCATTGCCATGAGTCTAGCGATCGCTGCCCTCAATTCCCGTCAACCCACCACTATCCATCGCGCTGAAGCAGCTGGCATTTCCTACCCCGATTTCTTTACTACCTTAAAGCAAATTTGTCAAGAGTAG
- a CDS encoding type II toxin-antitoxin system PemK/MazF family toxin, with the protein MTFSTGDVVTVDFPGVTGIKRRPAVVLSSETYHSLRPDVIVGLITTQSKVLGITDYALQDWVWAGLRVASIFRCFIVTLPPSANLAVIGH; encoded by the coding sequence GTGACGTTTTCCACTGGAGATGTGGTGACAGTTGATTTTCCCGGTGTGACAGGAATTAAGCGCCGTCCGGCTGTGGTTTTGTCATCAGAGACTTACCACTCTCTTCGACCTGATGTAATAGTTGGACTGATCACAACTCAGTCAAAAGTGCTAGGAATTACTGATTATGCGCTTCAGGATTGGGTCTGGGCAGGGTTACGGGTCGCTTCGATATTTCGTTGTTTTATCGTAACTTTGCCACCATCTGCAAATTTAGCTGTGATTGGACATTGA
- a CDS encoding peroxiredoxin — MSRRQLLSFLIAVILAFFAFIPDANALGGPQPPLNQPAPDFTLPTNTGEGNISLSDYRGKWVVLYFYPKDFTPGCTLEARRFQQDLPKYMAKNTQILGVSADDVDSHAEFCDSEGLKFPLLADTTGDVSKAYGSWMGYVSLRHTYLIDPDGILKEIYLGVNPAIHSAEVLARLEELQAIS, encoded by the coding sequence ATGTCTCGTCGTCAACTGTTGAGTTTTTTAATTGCAGTAATTCTGGCATTTTTTGCCTTTATTCCCGATGCTAACGCCTTAGGAGGCCCCCAACCCCCTTTAAATCAACCGGCACCCGATTTTACCCTACCGACTAACACGGGAGAAGGAAATATTTCCCTATCGGACTATCGGGGTAAGTGGGTAGTTTTGTATTTTTATCCCAAGGATTTTACCCCTGGCTGTACCCTAGAAGCGCGGCGTTTTCAGCAGGATTTGCCGAAATATATGGCTAAAAATACGCAGATTTTAGGGGTAAGTGCCGATGATGTCGATTCTCATGCGGAATTTTGTGACTCGGAGGGTTTAAAATTTCCTTTGCTGGCAGATACTACCGGAGATGTTAGTAAAGCTTATGGTTCTTGGATGGGTTATGTTTCCCTGCGTCATACCTATCTTATCGATCCCGATGGGATTTTAAAAGAGATTTATTTAGGGGTAAATCCTGCCATTCACAGTGCCGAAGTTTTAGCACGTTTAGAGGAATTACAGGCGATTTCATAA
- a CDS encoding AAA-like domain-containing protein, with protein MKPQGWDEFLKHLAREYGVQGKLKEIFLVRFAYENWRKPDEEIWEMAEAASHETYKKQMTKIYSYFSADKDNGCPELELGSKGPGKFQILREWFKDIKYPEWKNHPTPILAEKSVIDTYISRPPVESDCYQEINRPGSLIRIKSPEKTGKTSLLKHLLAQADSWGHSTVYINCQVAEKAMFASLDRFCRWFSANVSRELGLKPQLDEYWDEELFGSLISCQTYFQSYLLEQINGPVFLALDNLDRIFEYPDIARDFLPLLRCWHEEANNLEIWQNLRLAIANSTEIYIQLDANQSPFNVGRAIKLPGFSLEQLENLASSYGLPKNEDNQRFIQDLIALVAGHPYLSRLALEARVRGEKNILPNAATQGGIYAAHLRHHWDSLQKQPELLTGMGEVVNSSDKGARLEPITAYKLESMGLIQLKGDLAQPSCQLYQLYFREEQTGSDL; from the coding sequence ATGAAACCACAGGGATGGGACGAGTTTCTCAAACATCTAGCTAGAGAATACGGTGTTCAAGGCAAATTAAAGGAAATTTTTTTGGTTCGTTTTGCCTACGAAAATTGGCGCAAACCGGATGAGGAAATTTGGGAAATGGCCGAGGCTGCCAGCCATGAAACCTATAAAAAACAGATGACTAAAATCTATAGCTATTTCTCGGCAGATAAAGATAATGGCTGTCCCGAACTCGAATTAGGTAGTAAAGGGCCGGGTAAGTTCCAAATCCTCCGAGAATGGTTCAAAGATATCAAATATCCTGAATGGAAAAATCACCCCACCCCGATACTAGCAGAAAAATCAGTTATAGATACTTATATTAGCCGCCCTCCCGTCGAAAGCGACTGTTATCAAGAAATTAATCGTCCAGGGTCACTTATTCGCATTAAATCCCCCGAAAAGACTGGTAAAACTTCTCTCCTGAAACATCTGCTCGCTCAGGCAGATAGTTGGGGACATAGCACAGTTTATATTAATTGTCAAGTGGCAGAAAAGGCGATGTTTGCCAGTTTAGACCGATTTTGTCGTTGGTTTTCGGCAAATGTCAGCCGAGAATTGGGTTTAAAGCCTCAATTAGATGAATATTGGGACGAGGAACTATTTGGCAGTTTAATCAGTTGTCAAACCTATTTTCAGTCCTATCTTTTGGAACAGATTAACGGGCCTGTTTTTTTGGCCCTAGATAATTTAGACAGAATTTTCGAGTATCCCGACATCGCTAGGGATTTTCTGCCGCTTTTGCGCTGTTGGCACGAAGAAGCTAATAATTTAGAAATCTGGCAGAATTTGCGGTTAGCGATTGCTAATTCCACGGAAATCTATATTCAATTGGACGCTAATCAATCTCCCTTTAATGTCGGCCGTGCGATTAAATTACCCGGTTTTAGCCTCGAACAACTGGAAAACTTGGCTAGTAGCTACGGATTGCCTAAAAATGAAGATAATCAGCGTTTTATCCAGGATTTAATCGCTCTAGTTGCTGGTCATCCCTATCTTAGCCGTTTGGCCCTGGAAGCGCGGGTGCGCGGGGAAAAAAATATTCTCCCTAATGCTGCTACCCAAGGGGGAATTTATGCGGCACACCTGCGTCATCACTGGGATAGTCTGCAAAAACAGCCGGAATTATTGACAGGGATGGGGGAAGTGGTTAATTCTTCCGATAAGGGAGCGCGATTAGAACCGATTACTGCCTATAAACTGGAAAGTATGGGTTTAATTCAGTTAAAAGGCGATCTAGCCCAGCCTAGCTGTCAATTATATCAGCTTTACTTCCGAGAGGAACAAACCGGCAGCGATCTCTAG